A window of Gloeocapsopsis sp. IPPAS B-1203 contains these coding sequences:
- the cobA gene encoding uroporphyrinogen-III C-methyltransferase translates to MHTEREELGKVYLVGAGPGDPGLMTLKGKGLLECADVVIYDALVSSAILMMINPQAEKIHAGKRRGRHSLIQEEITQLLIEKAQDNAIVVRLKGGDPFVFGRGGEEMVDLVKAGVPVEVVPGITSGIAAPAYAGIPLTHRSYSSSVTFVTGHEAAGKYNPVINWQAIAHGSETIVIYMGIHNLPHIIEQLHAAGLSLETPIALVRWGTRPEQEELIGTLATIATQMEAKEFSAPAIAVIGNVVKMHEILSSCRPVWTIDAADVIG, encoded by the coding sequence ATGCACACAGAGAGAGAAGAATTGGGTAAGGTTTATTTGGTGGGTGCAGGACCTGGAGATCCAGGATTAATGACGCTAAAGGGTAAGGGATTGCTAGAGTGTGCGGATGTTGTCATCTACGATGCATTAGTCAGTTCTGCAATATTAATGATGATTAACCCCCAGGCAGAAAAAATCCATGCGGGAAAACGTCGGGGACGTCATTCGTTAATTCAGGAAGAAATTACGCAACTCTTAATTGAAAAAGCACAAGATAATGCAATTGTTGTCAGGCTAAAAGGTGGCGATCCGTTTGTTTTTGGTCGCGGCGGTGAAGAAATGGTAGACCTAGTAAAAGCTGGAGTTCCTGTGGAAGTTGTTCCTGGGATTACTTCAGGTATTGCTGCACCGGCTTACGCCGGAATTCCATTAACGCATCGTAGCTACAGTTCTTCAGTCACTTTTGTAACAGGACACGAAGCAGCAGGAAAGTATAACCCAGTTATCAACTGGCAAGCGATCGCTCACGGTTCCGAAACAATCGTTATCTATATGGGAATCCACAATCTACCTCATATTATCGAACAGTTGCACGCAGCCGGATTGAGTTTAGAAACCCCCATAGCTTTAGTTCGCTGGGGTACGCGCCCCGAACAAGAAGAACTAATAGGCACATTAGCCACAATTGCAACACAGATGGAAGCAAAAGAATTTAGTGCACCAGCGATCGCTGTAATTGGTAATGTCGTAAAAATGCATGAGATTTTATCTAGCTGTCGCCCAGTTTGGACGATAGATGCGGCTGATGTAATAGGTTAG
- a CDS encoding sirohydrochlorin chelatase — translation MPSAYLLVSHGSRDPRPEVAMEQLVKLISYSPVQISVSNQQRSGNNRFHHLPTVDISSTKQLLVDKACLELSPLSLAQQIVDFSDRALTQGYNKVQIIPVFLLPGTHVKEDIPTQVAIAQQTLGEKVILDLQPHLGTHPGLVQLLAKIVTKDIETWILLSHGSRRPGAKEPVKAVAKQLNAVDAYWAIAPSLESRVQALANAGYQQIGIVPYFLFAGGITDEIAQSVAQLQMRFPSLNLHLTEPIGASAELASLIWDLVEK, via the coding sequence ATGCCATCTGCTTATTTGCTGGTATCACATGGAAGTCGCGACCCGCGACCAGAAGTTGCTATGGAGCAGTTGGTTAAGTTGATTTCTTACTCGCCAGTACAAATTAGTGTAAGTAATCAGCAACGTTCTGGAAACAATCGTTTTCATCACTTGCCTACTGTAGACATCAGTTCAACTAAGCAACTACTGGTTGATAAAGCGTGTTTAGAGCTAAGTCCATTGTCATTAGCGCAGCAAATCGTAGACTTTAGCGATCGCGCCCTTACTCAAGGCTATAACAAAGTTCAAATCATACCAGTATTTCTCTTACCAGGAACGCACGTTAAAGAAGATATTCCTACTCAAGTCGCGATCGCTCAACAAACTTTAGGAGAAAAAGTCATACTTGATTTACAACCACATCTTGGTACGCATCCAGGTTTAGTGCAATTATTAGCCAAGATAGTTACGAAGGACATTGAAACTTGGATTTTGTTGTCTCATGGTAGTCGTCGCCCTGGTGCAAAAGAACCAGTCAAAGCAGTAGCAAAGCAACTAAATGCCGTAGATGCATATTGGGCAATAGCACCAAGTTTAGAATCACGCGTACAAGCACTAGCAAATGCAGGTTATCAGCAAATTGGCATTGTACCTTACTTTCTCTTTGCAGGAGGGATTACTGATGAGATCGCCCAATCAGTAGCGCAATTACAAATGCGATTCCCAAGTTTAAATTTACATTTGACAGAACCAATCGGCGCGAGTGCTGAGTTAGCCAGTTTAATCTGGGATTTGGTTGAGAAATAA